A single region of the Nocardioides aurantiacus genome encodes:
- a CDS encoding histidine phosphatase family protein: protein MSAEATRTVVHLLRHGEVHNPDGVLYGRAPGFGLSDAGRAMAVRAADLLAGRDVTALVSSPLERALETAGPVADRLGLGVRLDDRLVEVTNVFEGRRVDMNRSILAQPRVWRALWNPWRPSWGEPYRDVVRRMAAAVDEARATARGHEVVLVSHQVPIWVTRRRAEGRRPAHLPRRREVALGSLTSLHFLDDRLTGVTYADPALGHGLPVAPTVGP, encoded by the coding sequence GTGAGCGCTGAGGCCACCCGCACCGTCGTCCACCTGCTGCGCCACGGCGAGGTCCACAACCCCGACGGGGTGCTCTACGGCCGCGCCCCCGGCTTCGGCCTGTCGGACGCCGGTCGGGCGATGGCCGTGCGGGCCGCGGACCTCCTCGCGGGTCGTGACGTCACCGCCCTGGTGTCCTCGCCCCTGGAGCGGGCCCTCGAGACCGCCGGCCCGGTGGCCGACCGGCTGGGTCTCGGCGTACGCCTGGACGACCGGCTCGTCGAGGTCACCAACGTCTTCGAGGGCCGCCGGGTCGACATGAACCGCAGCATCCTGGCCCAGCCCCGGGTGTGGCGGGCACTGTGGAACCCCTGGCGCCCGTCGTGGGGCGAGCCCTACCGCGACGTCGTGCGGCGGATGGCGGCGGCCGTCGACGAGGCCCGTGCGACCGCCCGCGGGCACGAGGTCGTGCTGGTCAGCCACCAGGTGCCGATCTGGGTGACGCGCCGCCGCGCCGAGGGTCGGCGCCCGGCCCACCTGCCCCGTCGACGCGAGGTCGCGCTGGGCAGCCTGACCTCGCTGCACTTCCTCGACGACCGGCTGACGGGGGTGACGTACGCCGATCCGGCGCTCGGCCACGGCTTGCCCGTCGCGCCTACGGTGGGCCCATGA
- a CDS encoding arabinofuranosyltransferase has product MSFPAPSAAACPQEAPGPRRTWAAATALAVLGWAAVWAALELGDLLVPSRDGGDPQPTGARVVLTVAVGLAVTALAWWSAGWSAGWLAARRAGGGRRTTSEPLVLAGAGVVLAGSSTALLHGTRWGMDGLYSDAGFRTEAVTRFADSAALADYAYRGLPAYYPPLLPWLQGRAADLLGVPGWAVMKPTQLLVCLLVPLLSWLLWRRVVPGRRAAWVAGVVAVATVLPLKPDEWLVLTLVVPWWLEVCRGVRAPGRAPVGAVGHGLVLGGLLLLHTYFFAPLALATALGMALDLLRRRPVHPRPGPGLVTGLVAVVVAAPSWGGPAWLRLQGAASDSLQLRWSPPGFDRPPLPWPTDPRGVLEAVGVLWLLWALGRHRSAGVAGGLLVALVSAYVFMVGGQLLQPGVAVLPEKSDELVEALLAAAGVLGLAELGSGLAAVPAARRRPRSRPVAAAAVVLVAAVAVLAGLVTVQAVHRGVERPAAAAQHTRYPDGSLPAGGAVPPSPRWHAWGVEPGVSGASVAEVTAAWERVTGRPPGSGDVVVSARSDLPATVPVHLFVSWKSIYSHPQGRFEDRLAVLEAVARCGTPACAHRLLRGNDVEPVDGLVLNRDGRGLYASVTVDTFPEAWERRAVRFDDRLFAAPWFGTAQVAGGAVVVPR; this is encoded by the coding sequence GTGAGCTTCCCCGCCCCGTCCGCTGCCGCCTGCCCGCAGGAAGCACCGGGCCCGCGCCGGACGTGGGCGGCGGCGACGGCACTGGCGGTGCTCGGGTGGGCGGCGGTGTGGGCCGCGCTGGAGCTCGGCGACCTGCTGGTGCCGTCGCGAGACGGTGGGGACCCGCAGCCCACGGGCGCGCGGGTCGTCCTCACGGTCGCCGTCGGGCTGGCGGTGACGGCGCTGGCCTGGTGGTCCGCCGGGTGGTCGGCCGGGTGGCTGGCGGCGCGGCGGGCGGGGGGCGGGCGGCGTACGACGTCGGAGCCGCTCGTGCTCGCCGGGGCCGGGGTGGTGCTGGCCGGCAGCAGCACGGCGCTGCTGCACGGCACCCGGTGGGGCATGGACGGCCTCTACTCCGACGCGGGGTTCCGCACCGAGGCGGTGACCCGGTTCGCCGACAGCGCCGCGCTGGCCGACTACGCCTACCGGGGGCTGCCGGCCTACTACCCGCCGCTGCTGCCCTGGCTGCAGGGACGGGCCGCGGACCTGCTGGGCGTGCCGGGGTGGGCCGTGATGAAGCCCACCCAGCTGCTGGTGTGCCTGCTCGTGCCGCTGCTGTCCTGGCTGCTGTGGCGGCGGGTGGTGCCCGGCCGCCGGGCGGCGTGGGTGGCCGGGGTGGTGGCGGTGGCGACGGTGCTGCCGCTCAAGCCCGACGAATGGCTGGTGCTGACGCTCGTGGTGCCCTGGTGGCTCGAGGTGTGCCGGGGTGTCCGCGCACCCGGGCGGGCCCCGGTCGGCGCGGTCGGTCACGGGCTGGTGCTGGGTGGGCTGCTGCTCCTGCACACCTACTTCTTCGCCCCGCTCGCGCTGGCGACCGCGCTGGGCATGGCCCTCGACCTCCTCCGCCGCCGGCCGGTGCACCCCCGGCCCGGGCCCGGGCTGGTGACCGGGCTGGTGGCGGTCGTGGTGGCGGCGCCGTCGTGGGGCGGACCGGCGTGGCTGCGGCTGCAGGGCGCGGCCTCGGACTCGTTGCAGCTGCGGTGGAGCCCGCCCGGTTTCGACCGCCCGCCGCTGCCGTGGCCGACCGACCCGCGGGGCGTGCTGGAGGCGGTGGGCGTGCTCTGGCTGCTCTGGGCGCTGGGCCGCCACCGCTCCGCCGGGGTGGCCGGCGGGCTGCTGGTCGCGCTCGTCTCGGCGTACGTCTTCATGGTCGGGGGGCAGCTGCTGCAGCCCGGGGTCGCCGTGCTGCCGGAGAAGAGCGACGAGCTCGTCGAGGCGCTGCTGGCGGCGGCGGGCGTGCTGGGTCTCGCGGAGCTCGGGTCCGGGCTCGCCGCCGTGCCCGCCGCCCGCCGGCGTCCACGGTCGCGCCCGGTCGCGGCAGCCGCCGTCGTGCTCGTGGCCGCGGTCGCGGTCCTCGCCGGGCTCGTCACGGTGCAGGCCGTCCACCGTGGCGTCGAGCGACCGGCGGCGGCGGCGCAGCACACGAGGTATCCCGACGGATCCCTCCCTGCTGGGGGCGCCGTCCCGCCCAGCCCGCGCTGGCACGCCTGGGGCGTCGAGCCCGGGGTCTCCGGGGCGTCGGTGGCCGAGGTGACGGCGGCCTGGGAGCGGGTGACCGGACGCCCGCCCGGGAGCGGTGACGTCGTGGTGTCGGCGCGGTCCGACCTGCCGGCCACGGTGCCGGTGCACCTGTTCGTGTCCTGGAAGAGCATCTACTCCCACCCGCAGGGCCGGTTCGAGGACCGGCTGGCGGTGCTGGAGGCGGTGGCGCGCTGCGGCACGCCCGCCTGCGCCCACCGGCTGCTGCGGGGCAACGACGTCGAGCCGGTGGACGGACTGGTGCTCAACCGCGACGGCCGCGGGCTCTACGCCTCGGTGACCGTCGACACCTTCCCCGAGGCCTGGGAGCGCCGGGCCGTGCGCTTCGACGACCGGCTGTTCGCGGCGCCGTGGTTCGGCACCGCGCAGGTGGCCGGCGGCGCGGTGGTGGTGCCACGCTAG
- a CDS encoding superinfection immunity protein — protein MSFPGPPRPLVVAEQRHSTLALVLAWTLTVVTGGYFLPWAIAATRGKTNSTTIGWVNFLLGWTIVGWVVALVMACRPHRSTTYA, from the coding sequence ATGAGCTTCCCCGGCCCCCCGCGTCCCCTCGTCGTCGCCGAGCAGCGGCACAGCACCCTCGCGCTCGTGCTGGCCTGGACCCTCACGGTCGTCACCGGTGGCTACTTCCTCCCGTGGGCGATCGCCGCCACCCGTGGCAAGACCAACAGCACCACCATCGGCTGGGTCAACTTCCTGCTCGGCTGGACGATCGTGGGCTGGGTGGTCGCGCTGGTGATGGCCTGCCGGCCCCACCGCAGCACCACCTACGCCTGA
- the cbiQ gene encoding cobalt ECF transporter T component CbiQ, producing the protein MGAGHGHRLHYHGHSVVHRAPAHLKLVALVGFMLLVVATPRQWFWMFAVHAVVLLTVVGLSRVPPAYLAKRMVVETPFVLFAVLVPFIAEGPRVEVLGASVSEPGLLAAWGLLVKGTLGVLASLTLAATTEPHDVLAGLRRLRMPDLFVQIMGFMLRYLDVVTAELARMSTAMRSRGLDPRSPRHWPVLARSLGSLFIRSYERGERVHLAMVARGYDGTLPTRERAS; encoded by the coding sequence GTGGGAGCCGGGCACGGGCACCGGTTGCACTACCACGGCCACAGCGTCGTCCACCGGGCCCCGGCGCACCTGAAGCTGGTCGCGCTCGTCGGCTTCATGCTGCTGGTGGTGGCGACGCCGCGGCAGTGGTTCTGGATGTTCGCGGTCCACGCCGTGGTGCTGCTGACCGTGGTCGGCCTGAGTCGCGTGCCCCCGGCGTACCTCGCCAAGCGGATGGTCGTCGAGACGCCGTTCGTGCTCTTCGCCGTGCTGGTGCCCTTCATCGCCGAGGGGCCCCGCGTCGAGGTGCTCGGGGCGTCGGTCTCCGAGCCGGGCCTGCTCGCTGCCTGGGGCCTGCTGGTCAAGGGCACCCTGGGCGTGCTGGCCTCGCTCACCCTCGCGGCCACGACCGAGCCCCACGACGTCCTCGCGGGGCTGCGCCGGCTGCGGATGCCCGACCTGTTCGTGCAGATCATGGGCTTCATGCTGCGCTACCTCGACGTGGTCACCGCCGAGCTCGCCCGGATGAGCACCGCGATGCGCTCGCGCGGCCTCGACCCGCGCTCGCCGCGCCACTGGCCGGTGCTGGCGCGCTCGCTCGGCTCGCTGTTCATCCGCTCCTACGAGCGTGGCGAGCGGGTCCACCTGGCCATGGTGGCCCGGGGGTACGACGGGACGCTGCCGACGCGGGAGCGGGCCTCGTGA
- a CDS encoding FAD-binding oxidoreductase, which yields MSPGSPTALHGWGRTSPSVASVRTPTGAVEVAEAVRGAGDRGVLARGLGRSYGDPAQNAGGTVLDMTRHRGVRRLDVDAAVVEVEAGTSLDELLRVLLGVGLTLPVQPGTRQVSVGGAVAADVHGKNHHVAGSFGAHVRWLDLLTADGEVQRLRPDGPDPELFWGTVGGMGLTGVVLRAELSVRRVETSSVVVTSERHGDLGEVMDALTRLDHEAEYSVAWFDSISRGRGSGRGVVLSGHDARLEELPEADRGAPYAVPPPRSVAVPLVPPASLVNRLSGRAFNELWFRRAPRHPTTGVEHAFGFFQPLDGVASWNRLYGPRGLAQYQLAVPHDAAAVVPAVVAAVAASGHVSCLNVLKRFGPGTPSPLSFPLPGWTLALDLPVAAGLAGLLDRLDAMVLEAGGRVYLAKDSRTPAHHLAAMYPDLPRFAALRRRVDPEGRFASDLARRLGLLTPTPAREAYP from the coding sequence GTGAGCCCCGGCTCCCCGACCGCGCTGCACGGGTGGGGCCGGACCTCGCCGTCGGTCGCGTCGGTCCGCACGCCCACCGGGGCCGTGGAGGTCGCCGAGGCAGTCCGGGGCGCCGGTGACCGCGGGGTGCTGGCCCGCGGCCTGGGCCGCAGCTACGGCGACCCCGCCCAGAACGCCGGCGGCACCGTGCTCGACATGACCCGCCACCGCGGCGTACGACGCCTCGACGTGGACGCCGCGGTGGTCGAGGTCGAGGCCGGCACCAGCCTCGACGAGCTGCTCCGGGTGCTCCTCGGTGTCGGGCTGACCCTCCCGGTGCAGCCCGGCACCCGCCAGGTCAGCGTCGGCGGGGCGGTCGCCGCCGACGTCCACGGCAAGAACCACCACGTGGCCGGCAGCTTCGGGGCCCACGTGCGCTGGCTCGACCTGCTCACCGCCGACGGCGAGGTGCAGCGGCTGCGGCCCGACGGCCCCGATCCCGAGCTGTTCTGGGGCACGGTCGGCGGGATGGGCCTCACCGGCGTGGTGCTCCGCGCCGAGCTGTCCGTGCGCCGCGTCGAGACCTCCTCGGTCGTGGTGACCAGCGAGCGCCACGGCGACCTGGGCGAGGTGATGGACGCGCTCACCCGGCTCGACCACGAGGCGGAGTACAGCGTCGCGTGGTTCGACTCGATCTCGCGCGGCCGCGGCTCCGGGCGCGGGGTGGTGCTCAGCGGGCACGACGCCCGGCTCGAGGAACTGCCCGAGGCCGACCGCGGGGCGCCGTACGCCGTGCCGCCGCCGCGCTCGGTCGCGGTGCCGCTGGTGCCGCCCGCCTCCCTGGTCAACCGGCTCAGCGGACGGGCCTTCAACGAGCTCTGGTTCCGCAGGGCACCGCGACACCCGACCACCGGGGTCGAGCACGCCTTCGGCTTCTTCCAGCCGCTCGACGGCGTCGCGTCCTGGAACCGCCTCTACGGTCCGCGCGGCCTGGCGCAGTACCAGCTCGCGGTCCCCCACGACGCCGCAGCGGTGGTGCCCGCGGTCGTCGCCGCGGTCGCGGCCAGCGGTCACGTCTCCTGCCTCAACGTGCTCAAGCGCTTCGGCCCGGGCACGCCCTCGCCCCTGTCCTTCCCCCTGCCCGGCTGGACGCTCGCGCTCGACCTCCCCGTCGCGGCCGGGCTCGCCGGGCTGCTCGACCGGCTCGACGCGATGGTGCTCGAGGCGGGCGGCCGGGTCTACCTGGCCAAGGACTCGCGCACCCCCGCCCACCACCTGGCCGCGATGTACCCCGACCTGCCCCGGTTCGCCGCGCTGCGCCGCCGCGTGGACCCCGAGGGCCGCTTCGCCTCCGACCTGGCCCGACGCCTCGGGCTGCTCACCCCCACCCCCGCACGAGAGGCCTACCCATGA
- a CDS encoding energy-coupling factor ABC transporter ATP-binding protein, with protein MSVPVLDVRGLAHAYPDGHQALFGVDLHVHRGERVALLGPNGAGKTTLVLHLNGILTAGAGSVHVSGLPVEKKNLKEVRRRVGIVFQDPDDQLFSATVRDDVAFGPANLGLRGPELEACVRGALTQVGMLEHADRPPHHLSFGQRRRVAVATVLAMQPEILVLDEPSSNLDPASRRELADILRGLDVTVLMVTHDLPYALELCPRAVVLHDGQVVADGDTHDLLTDTELMRRHRLELPFGFDPAALPRPGPVGNVTPDHPPPTRVQRA; from the coding sequence GTGAGCGTCCCGGTGCTCGACGTCCGGGGCCTGGCCCACGCCTACCCCGATGGCCACCAGGCGCTCTTCGGTGTCGACCTCCACGTCCACCGGGGCGAGCGGGTGGCGCTGCTCGGGCCCAACGGCGCCGGGAAGACCACGTTGGTGCTGCACCTCAACGGCATCCTCACGGCGGGCGCCGGGTCGGTGCACGTGTCGGGGCTGCCGGTGGAGAAGAAGAACCTCAAGGAGGTACGCCGCCGCGTCGGCATCGTCTTCCAGGACCCCGACGACCAGCTCTTCTCCGCGACCGTGCGTGACGACGTCGCGTTCGGTCCGGCCAACCTGGGCCTGCGAGGACCCGAGCTCGAGGCGTGCGTGCGGGGGGCGCTGACCCAGGTCGGCATGCTCGAGCACGCCGACCGGCCGCCCCACCACCTCTCCTTCGGCCAGCGCCGGAGGGTGGCGGTGGCCACCGTGCTGGCGATGCAGCCCGAGATCCTGGTGCTCGACGAGCCGTCGTCCAACCTCGACCCGGCGTCGCGCCGCGAGCTCGCGGACATCCTGCGGGGGCTCGACGTCACCGTCCTGATGGTGACCCACGACCTGCCGTACGCCCTCGAGCTGTGTCCCCGGGCGGTGGTCCTCCACGACGGGCAGGTCGTCGCCGACGGTGACACCCACGACCTGCTGACCGACACCGAGCTGATGCGTCGGCACCGGCTGGAGCTGCCGTTCGGCTTCGACCCGGCCGCGCTGCCGCGCCCCGGACCCGTTGGTAACGTGACCCCCGACCACCCGCCGCCCACGCGGGTCCAGCGTGCGTGA
- a CDS encoding TetR/AcrR family transcriptional regulator translates to MTSPSTGPSTGPSTSAAAGRRGRPGYDRETVLRRAVELFNERGYDATSTADLARELGVSKSAIFHHVSSKEELLASALDEALTALDAAVDAAGDAPAATTGGTSATERLRATVAESVRILVDHLPAVTLLLRVRGNSPVEQAALERRRVIDEKLARLVRDAADEGTLRTDLSSELISRLVFGTVNSLVEWYRPDGTLSPDDLAAQVTALAFDGLSTRD, encoded by the coding sequence ATGACCTCCCCGTCGACCGGCCCGTCGACCGGCCCGTCGACCAGCGCGGCTGCCGGGCGGCGCGGTCGCCCGGGCTACGACCGGGAGACGGTGCTGAGGCGGGCGGTCGAGCTGTTCAACGAGCGCGGGTACGACGCGACGAGCACCGCCGACCTGGCCCGTGAGCTGGGCGTCTCCAAGTCGGCGATCTTCCACCACGTGTCGAGCAAGGAGGAGCTGCTGGCCTCGGCGCTGGACGAGGCGCTGACCGCGCTCGACGCCGCGGTCGACGCCGCCGGCGACGCTCCCGCTGCCACGACCGGCGGGACCAGCGCGACCGAGCGCCTGCGCGCGACGGTGGCCGAGTCGGTGCGCATCCTGGTCGACCACCTCCCCGCGGTCACCCTGCTGCTGCGCGTGCGCGGCAACAGCCCGGTCGAGCAGGCGGCGCTCGAGCGCCGCCGGGTCATCGACGAGAAGCTCGCACGGCTGGTGCGCGACGCGGCCGACGAGGGGACGCTGCGCACCGACCTCTCCTCCGAGCTGATCAGCCGGCTGGTCTTCGGCACGGTCAACTCCCTGGTGGAGTGGTACCGCCCCGACGGGACGCTCTCCCCCGACGACCTCGCGGCGCAGGTGACGGCGCTGGCCTTCGACGGCCTGTCCACCCGCGACTAG
- a CDS encoding DUF3618 domain-containing protein codes for MSDQVSSLEREIEQTRERLAATIDQLLHRASPKTIAKREAASVKGFFVDPAGNPRQDNILKVVGGVAVAVTFFYLVRHVAGD; via the coding sequence GTGTCCGACCAGGTGTCGTCCCTCGAGCGTGAGATCGAGCAGACCCGCGAGCGGCTCGCCGCCACGATCGACCAGCTCCTCCACCGCGCGAGCCCCAAGACCATCGCCAAGCGCGAGGCCGCCTCGGTCAAGGGATTCTTCGTCGACCCGGCGGGCAACCCTCGCCAGGACAACATCCTCAAGGTCGTGGGCGGGGTCGCGGTGGCCGTGACGTTCTTCTACCTCGTGCGGCACGTCGCGGGCGACTAG
- a CDS encoding ATP-binding protein yields the protein MRTPSLRTLGDATLVLAVTVAVFLALRESPVPELVSRWWTAGVAASALLLRLPGRRLPVGVAAVVVAVVVAGTAAGATPGITLALAVSTAVEALVVTWWLTGFELARARLATWSDYRRFLVAVGAGSAAAALTTSAAYGVLDRPEPGMLVVWVFLTHLAAQVAVLPPFLTQPDPGVRVRAVEVVVHLALLAAGATMCLLATADQPLAFVMLPLLVWSAARFTSRWTKVELVVVCSFLASLSMREVGPFAPLPEDAGVLDMLATPQALVTVGAITVVAFMVAMSSLRESTRLNRAHEVQLGQLMDSASGTAFVATDLDGTITWFSTGAEQLLGYRAEEVVGRCDPTRFHEVGEILDRARELGVAPGPEVLTRPVTTASDGSEQDTREWTWVRRDGSRTSVSASVSRVRDQAGRHVGWLDVVRDVTDRRAAEQALRQALDKERETNLRMRDLDRAKNDFVSSVSHELRTPLTSIIGYAEILGDDLAANLTPDQLQLVGSIDRNGERLLALVEDLLTLAKVEDGRLSVERRETDLRTPVRSATEVVSHAARSKRIALAVRTPDEPVVLQGDPCQLERLVLNLVGNAVKFTPEGGRVDVGLTVLGEPGAREAAVSVSDTGLGIPVEEQDQLFQRFFRSSLATEQAIQGTGLGLSIVRAIAEAHDGRVECTSAAGEGTTFRFVVPLDVPAPGPRIAPEGELDPQGLVRTG from the coding sequence GTGCGTACTCCGTCGCTCCGCACCCTGGGTGACGCCACCCTGGTGCTCGCGGTCACGGTCGCGGTCTTCCTCGCGCTGCGCGAGAGCCCCGTGCCCGAGCTGGTCTCGCGCTGGTGGACCGCCGGCGTGGCCGCCTCGGCGCTGCTGCTGCGGCTGCCCGGCCGCCGGCTCCCCGTGGGCGTCGCGGCCGTCGTCGTCGCGGTCGTCGTGGCCGGCACCGCCGCCGGGGCCACCCCTGGCATCACCCTCGCGCTCGCCGTCTCCACGGCCGTCGAGGCGCTCGTCGTCACCTGGTGGCTGACCGGCTTCGAGCTGGCCCGGGCCCGGCTCGCCACCTGGTCGGACTACCGCCGGTTCCTGGTCGCGGTGGGAGCCGGCTCCGCCGCTGCGGCACTGACCACGTCCGCGGCGTACGGCGTGCTGGACCGCCCCGAGCCCGGGATGCTGGTGGTCTGGGTCTTCCTGACCCACCTCGCGGCCCAGGTCGCCGTACTGCCGCCGTTCCTGACCCAGCCCGACCCGGGCGTGCGGGTGCGGGCCGTGGAGGTCGTGGTCCACCTCGCCCTGCTCGCCGCGGGCGCCACGATGTGCCTGCTGGCGACCGCCGACCAGCCCCTCGCCTTCGTGATGCTGCCGCTGCTGGTGTGGTCGGCCGCCCGGTTCACCTCCCGGTGGACCAAGGTCGAGCTCGTCGTGGTGTGCAGCTTCCTGGCCTCGCTGAGCATGCGGGAGGTCGGGCCCTTCGCGCCGCTCCCCGAGGACGCCGGGGTGCTCGACATGCTCGCGACGCCCCAGGCGCTGGTCACGGTCGGCGCGATCACCGTGGTGGCCTTCATGGTCGCGATGTCGAGCCTGCGCGAGTCGACCCGCCTCAACCGGGCCCACGAGGTGCAGCTCGGACAGCTCATGGACTCCGCGAGCGGGACCGCCTTCGTGGCCACCGACCTCGACGGCACCATCACGTGGTTCAGCACCGGCGCCGAGCAGCTGCTCGGCTACCGTGCCGAGGAGGTCGTCGGCCGGTGCGACCCGACCCGCTTCCACGAGGTCGGCGAGATCCTCGACCGGGCCCGCGAGCTCGGCGTCGCCCCCGGGCCGGAGGTGCTGACGCGCCCGGTGACCACGGCGAGCGACGGCAGCGAGCAGGACACCCGCGAGTGGACGTGGGTACGCCGCGACGGTTCCCGGACCAGCGTCTCGGCCAGCGTCAGCCGGGTCCGCGACCAGGCGGGCCGCCACGTCGGCTGGCTCGACGTCGTCCGCGACGTGACCGACCGCCGCGCCGCCGAGCAGGCGCTGCGGCAGGCGCTGGACAAGGAGCGCGAGACCAACCTCCGGATGCGCGACCTCGACCGCGCCAAGAACGACTTCGTCTCCTCGGTCAGCCACGAGCTGCGGACACCGTTGACGAGCATCATCGGCTACGCCGAGATCCTGGGCGACGACCTGGCCGCCAACCTCACGCCCGACCAGCTGCAGCTGGTGGGCTCCATCGACCGCAACGGCGAGCGGCTGCTCGCCCTCGTGGAGGACCTGCTGACCCTCGCCAAGGTCGAGGACGGCCGGCTGTCCGTCGAGCGCCGCGAGACCGACCTGCGCACGCCCGTGCGCTCGGCGACCGAGGTCGTGAGCCACGCCGCCCGCAGCAAGCGGATCGCGCTCGCGGTCCGCACCCCCGACGAGCCGGTCGTCCTCCAGGGCGACCCCTGCCAGCTCGAGCGGCTGGTCCTCAACCTGGTCGGCAACGCGGTGAAGTTCACGCCCGAGGGCGGTCGGGTCGACGTCGGGCTGACCGTGCTCGGCGAGCCCGGGGCGCGCGAGGCAGCCGTGTCGGTCAGCGACACCGGTCTCGGCATCCCCGTCGAGGAGCAGGACCAGCTCTTCCAGCGGTTCTTCCGGTCCTCGCTCGCCACCGAGCAGGCGATCCAGGGCACCGGCCTGGGGCTGAGCATCGTGCGGGCCATCGCCGAGGCCCACGACGGCCGCGTGGAGTGCACCTCCGCGGCCGGCGAGGGCACGACCTTCCGCTTCGTGGTGCCGCTCGACGTGCCGGCGCCGGGTCCGCGGATCGCCCCCGAGGGCGAGCTCGACCCCCAGGGCCTGGTGCGGACGGGCTAG
- a CDS encoding decaprenylphospho-beta-D-erythro-pentofuranosid-2-ulose 2-reductase, with the protein MMDATGRPQSLLLLGGTSEIGLAVADAWAEQAPGLRVVLAARPGERRDAAAARLEGRGCRVEVHDFDALDDGAHVRVVEKARAGGDVDVAVVAYGVLGDPERAWQDPEEAGRIARTNYTAPVLSGVALAAMVRAQGHGVVVALSSVASERPRRSNFVYGSSKAGMDAFYTGLGEALRPLGGRVLVVRPGFVRSRMTEGLDAAPLAVGPDEVARAVVDGVAAGREQVWVPRPLRPVMSTLRHLPRPVFRRLPL; encoded by the coding sequence ATGATGGACGCCACCGGTCGCCCCCAGTCCCTGCTGCTGCTCGGCGGCACCTCCGAGATCGGCCTCGCCGTCGCCGACGCCTGGGCCGAGCAGGCCCCGGGGCTGCGGGTCGTGCTGGCCGCCCGCCCGGGCGAGCGACGCGACGCCGCCGCCGCGCGGCTCGAGGGACGCGGCTGCCGCGTCGAGGTGCACGACTTCGACGCGCTCGACGACGGGGCGCACGTCCGGGTGGTCGAGAAGGCCCGGGCCGGGGGCGACGTCGACGTCGCCGTCGTGGCCTACGGCGTGCTCGGCGACCCCGAGCGGGCCTGGCAGGACCCCGAGGAGGCGGGCCGGATCGCCCGCACCAACTACACCGCGCCCGTGCTCAGCGGCGTCGCGCTGGCCGCGATGGTGCGCGCCCAGGGCCACGGCGTCGTGGTCGCGCTCTCCAGCGTGGCCAGCGAGCGGCCCCGCCGGTCCAACTTCGTCTACGGCTCGAGCAAGGCCGGGATGGACGCCTTCTACACCGGGCTCGGCGAGGCGCTGCGCCCGCTCGGCGGCCGGGTCCTCGTCGTGCGCCCCGGGTTCGTGCGGTCGCGGATGACCGAGGGCCTCGACGCCGCGCCGCTGGCCGTCGGGCCCGACGAGGTCGCCCGCGCGGTCGTCGACGGCGTGGCCGCGGGCCGCGAGCAGGTGTGGGTCCCCCGGCCGCTGCGCCCGGTGATGTCGACACTGCGCCACCTGCCCCGGCCGGTCTTCCGCCGGCTGCCGCTGTGA
- a CDS encoding decaprenyl-phosphate phosphoribosyltransferase, producing MPPLDATPVEHPIETPVETVDPLPAPVTALRRAGDADPDRTSAPRGPAWLRAVRPRQWPKNALVLAAPLAGGRVLDPEVLVGALVAFAVFCVAASGCYLLNDALDAPQDRLHPTKRRRPVAAGEIGVRAAVAVGTVLMLAAVVAATLWALPLGLTVLAYVAVQAAYLGGVKDEPALDLAVVSSGFLLRAIAGGTASGLALSPWFLLVATFGALFVVSGKRYSEMVRMGADAGTRPSLRKYSASYLRFVWTMAAGVTVTVYLLWALNGPGSAAGGTPWAAISVAPFVLCLMRYAAVVDRGHAERPEEIVLGDRHLQVIAVVWVALVAVGAVLG from the coding sequence ATGCCTCCCCTGGACGCGACCCCGGTCGAGCACCCGATCGAGACGCCCGTCGAGACCGTCGACCCGCTGCCCGCCCCCGTCACCGCCCTGCGGAGGGCCGGCGACGCCGACCCCGACCGCACCAGCGCGCCCCGGGGGCCGGCGTGGCTGCGCGCCGTACGACCCCGGCAGTGGCCCAAGAACGCCCTCGTCCTCGCCGCTCCGCTGGCCGGGGGCCGGGTCCTGGACCCCGAGGTGCTGGTGGGCGCGCTGGTGGCGTTCGCGGTGTTCTGCGTCGCGGCCTCGGGGTGCTACCTGCTCAACGACGCGCTCGACGCCCCCCAGGACCGGCTGCACCCGACCAAGCGCCGCCGCCCCGTGGCCGCCGGCGAGATCGGCGTCCGCGCGGCCGTGGCCGTCGGGACCGTGCTGATGCTGGCGGCCGTGGTGGCCGCCACCCTGTGGGCGCTGCCGCTCGGCCTCACCGTGCTGGCCTACGTCGCCGTCCAGGCCGCCTACCTCGGCGGCGTCAAGGACGAGCCCGCGCTCGACCTGGCCGTGGTGTCGTCGGGCTTCCTGCTGCGCGCGATCGCCGGCGGCACCGCCTCGGGGCTCGCGCTCTCGCCGTGGTTCCTGCTCGTGGCCACCTTCGGCGCGCTGTTCGTCGTGTCCGGCAAGCGCTACTCCGAGATGGTCCGCATGGGCGCCGACGCCGGGACCCGCCCCTCGCTGCGCAAGTACTCCGCCAGCTACCTGCGCTTCGTCTGGACCATGGCCGCCGGCGTCACCGTGACCGTCTACCTGCTCTGGGCGCTCAACGGCCCCGGCTCCGCGGCCGGCGGCACGCCGTGGGCGGCGATCTCGGTCGCGCCGTTCGTGCTCTGCCTGATGCGGTACGCCGCCGTGGTCGACCGCGGCCACGCCGAACGGCCCGAGGAGATCGTGCTGGGCGACCGCCACCTCCAGGTCATCGCGGTCGTCTGGGTCGCGCTCGTCGCCGTCGGCGCGGTGCTCGGGTGA